One stretch of Trichomycterus rosablanca isolate fTriRos1 chromosome 3, fTriRos1.hap1, whole genome shotgun sequence DNA includes these proteins:
- the ube2ib gene encoding SUMO-conjugating enzyme UBC9-A isoform X3, whose translation MSGIALSRLAQERKAWRKDHPFGFVAVPTKNPDGTMNLMNWECAIPGKKGTPWEGGLFKLRMLFKDDYPSSPPKCKFEPPLFHPNVYPSGTVCLSILEEDKDWRPAITIKQILLGIQELLNEPNIQDPAQAEAYTIYCQNRVEYEKRVRAQAKKFSPS comes from the exons ATGTCTGGCATTGCTTTGAGTCGACTTGCACAGGAGCGTAAGGCATGGAGGAAAGACCATCCTTTT GGCTTTGTTGCTGTACCCACTAAAAACCCAGATGGTACGATGAATCTGATGAATTGGGAGTGTGCCATTCCAGGGAAAAAGGGG ACTCCATGGGAAGGAGGTCTGTTTAAATTAAGGATGCTTTTCAAAGACGACTATCCTTCATCTCCTCCTAAAT GCAAATTTGAGCCACCGTTGTTCCATCCAAACGTATATCCATCGGGAACTGTGTGTCTCTCCATTCTAGAGGAGGACAAAGACTGGAGACCAGCCATTACGATCAAACAG ATTCTGTTGGGAATCCAGGAGCTTTTAAATGAGCCCAACATTCAGGATCCAGCCCAGGCTGAGGCCTACACCATCTACTG TCAGAACAGAGTGGAGTACGAGAAGAGGGTCCGAGCACAAGCCAAAAAGTTCTCTCCTTCGTAG
- the ube2ib gene encoding SUMO-conjugating enzyme UBC9-A isoform X2, with translation MLGSVVMSGIALSRLAQERKAWRKDHPFGFVAVPTKNPDGTMNLMNWECAIPGKKGTPWEGGLFKLRMLFKDDYPSSPPKCKFEPPLFHPNVYPSGTVCLSILEEDKDWRPAITIKQILLGIQELLNEPNIQDPAQAEAYTIYCQNRVEYEKRVRAQAKKFSPS, from the exons ATGTTAG GATCAGTGGTCATGTCTGGCATTGCTTTGAGTCGACTTGCACAGGAGCGTAAGGCATGGAGGAAAGACCATCCTTTT GGCTTTGTTGCTGTACCCACTAAAAACCCAGATGGTACGATGAATCTGATGAATTGGGAGTGTGCCATTCCAGGGAAAAAGGGG ACTCCATGGGAAGGAGGTCTGTTTAAATTAAGGATGCTTTTCAAAGACGACTATCCTTCATCTCCTCCTAAAT GCAAATTTGAGCCACCGTTGTTCCATCCAAACGTATATCCATCGGGAACTGTGTGTCTCTCCATTCTAGAGGAGGACAAAGACTGGAGACCAGCCATTACGATCAAACAG ATTCTGTTGGGAATCCAGGAGCTTTTAAATGAGCCCAACATTCAGGATCCAGCCCAGGCTGAGGCCTACACCATCTACTG TCAGAACAGAGTGGAGTACGAGAAGAGGGTCCGAGCACAAGCCAAAAAGTTCTCTCCTTCGTAG
- the ube2ib gene encoding SUMO-conjugating enzyme UBC9-A isoform X1, which produces MMTRSVVMSGIALSRLAQERKAWRKDHPFGFVAVPTKNPDGTMNLMNWECAIPGKKGTPWEGGLFKLRMLFKDDYPSSPPKCKFEPPLFHPNVYPSGTVCLSILEEDKDWRPAITIKQILLGIQELLNEPNIQDPAQAEAYTIYCQNRVEYEKRVRAQAKKFSPS; this is translated from the exons ATGATGACAA GATCAGTGGTCATGTCTGGCATTGCTTTGAGTCGACTTGCACAGGAGCGTAAGGCATGGAGGAAAGACCATCCTTTT GGCTTTGTTGCTGTACCCACTAAAAACCCAGATGGTACGATGAATCTGATGAATTGGGAGTGTGCCATTCCAGGGAAAAAGGGG ACTCCATGGGAAGGAGGTCTGTTTAAATTAAGGATGCTTTTCAAAGACGACTATCCTTCATCTCCTCCTAAAT GCAAATTTGAGCCACCGTTGTTCCATCCAAACGTATATCCATCGGGAACTGTGTGTCTCTCCATTCTAGAGGAGGACAAAGACTGGAGACCAGCCATTACGATCAAACAG ATTCTGTTGGGAATCCAGGAGCTTTTAAATGAGCCCAACATTCAGGATCCAGCCCAGGCTGAGGCCTACACCATCTACTG TCAGAACAGAGTGGAGTACGAGAAGAGGGTCCGAGCACAAGCCAAAAAGTTCTCTCCTTCGTAG
- the kctd5b gene encoding BTB/POZ domain-containing protein KCTD5, which produces MAAKDDDNSCPVHTSYSLNVSRWVRLNVGGTYFLTTTQTLCREPKSFLYRLCQENPELQSDKDEAGAYLIDRDPVYFGPVLNYLRHGKLVLNKNLTEEGALEEAEFYNITSLIKVIKDRIRERDATIAQTPLKHVYRVLQCQEEELTQMVSTMSDGWKFEQLISVGFGRAQKSEFLLIVSREVKGEESYQIHPAHCGELVSIGSSYNYGSEDQAEFLCVVSKELQNQSHGNNSQPSEKAKILQERGSRI; this is translated from the exons ATGGCAGCTAAGGATGACGATAACTCGTGTCCGGTTCACACCTCCTATTCTCTCAACGTGTCCCGATGGGTCCGTCTAAACGTGGGGGGCACTTACTTTCTTACAACTACTCAAACTCTGTGCAGGGAACCGAAGTCTTTCCTGTACCGGCTGTGCCAGGAGAATCCCGAGCTGCAGTCTGACAAG gatGAAGCAGGTGCATATTTAATTGACAGAGATCCAGTGTACTTTGGGCCTGTGCTAAACTACCTCAGACATGGAAAACTGGTTCTCAACAAAAATCTGACTGaagaag GTGCTTTGGAAGAGGCGGAGTTCTACAACATCACATCGCTAATTAAAGTGATTAAGGACAGAATCAGAGAACGAGATGCCACAATTGCACAA ACTCCATTGAAGCATGTGTACCGGGTGTTGCAGTGTCAGGAAGAGGAGCTTACTCAGATGGTCTCCACCATGTCAGATGGATGGAAGTTCGAGCAG CTTATCAGTGTAGGCTTTGGGCGGGCACAGAAGTCTGAATTTCTGCTGATTGTGTCCCGTGAGGTGAAAGGGGAGGAGTCATATCAAATCCACCCCGCCCACTGTGGAGAG ctgGTAAGCATTGGCTCCTCCTATAACTATGGCAGTGAGGATCAGGCTGAGTTTTTGTGTGTCGTCTCCAAGGAGCTTCAGAACCAATCACATGGAAATAACAGTCAGCCAAGTGAGAAAGCAAAG ATTCTCCAGGAGCGGGGGTCTCGGATATGA